The following coding sequences lie in one Sorex araneus isolate mSorAra2 chromosome 4, mSorAra2.pri, whole genome shotgun sequence genomic window:
- the CCDC174 gene encoding coiled-coil domain-containing protein 174 produces the protein MDRRKKPLDVTASSLVDLKAELFRKQEEFKQEKLLKDSGVFAKPKTTNKKPSIWAKQNAGVSSRAEKDAEEKLEEQKTLDKAREKLEEKAKLYEKMTQGDFIDEEVEEMYLVDFNQKIMDRHRENGAPAALRPAGDREDEEEERLSEKDIPPPQDPSEEWVDYVDSLGRSRRCMKKDLPHLLELDKNLQGRLFLSPANEKSLLSEDMRKELQRQEWEEEEREALRRPMGPIHYEDIRENEARQLGVGYFAFARDQELRHKQMKTLEMLREQTTDQRTKRESIKEKRKALLDARLAKLRQKKMKKAKEDGTEEGSPDGDVIGPLPPEPEAVPPPRAAAPSSKVEVIVQERKDTRPGVPHVREWDRGKEFSFGYWSKRQSDLRAERDPEFAPPSDYFLGQRRAGPGSSRPGPAPGDAGQCPGQGPAPSAAHTPATAAPAAAPGSPPQAPTVTFETLDDMISYYKQVT, from the exons TTGGTGGACCTGAAGGCCGAACTCTTCCGGAAGCAAGAAGAATTCAAGCAAGAAAAACTCCTAAAAGATTCTGGAGTTTTTGCGAAACCAAAAACAACTAACAAG AAACCGAGTATCTGGGCCAAACAGAATGCAGGGGTTTCCAGCCGGGCCGAGAAGGATGCCGAGGAGAAGCTGGAGGAGCAGAAGACGTTAGACAAGGCGAG GGAGAAATTGGAAGAGAAAGCCAAACTGTATGAGAAGATGACCCAGGGAGACTTTATAG ACGAGGAGGTGGAGGAGATGTACCTGGTGGACTTCAACCAGAAGATCATGGACAGACACCGGGAGAATGGGGCGCCTGCCGCCCTCAGGCCTGCGGGGGAcagggaggacgaggaggaggagcgcctctccgagaaggacatccccccgccccaggacCCCAGCGAGGAGTG GGTGGACTACGTGGACTCTCTGGGCCGCTCCCGGCGCTGCATGAAGAAGGACCTGCCGCACCTGCTGGAGCTGGACAAGAACCTCCAGGGCCGGCT ctTCCTGAGCCCCGCCAACGAGAAGTCCTTGCTGTCGGAAGACATGCGGAAGGAGctgcagcgccaggagtgggaggaggaggagcgggaggcCCTGCGGAGGCCCATGGGCCCCATCCACTACGAGGACATCCGGGAAAACG AGGCGCGGCAGCTCGGGGTCGGCTACTTCGCCTTCGCCCGCGACCAGGAGCTCAGGCACAAGCAGATGAAGACGCTGGAGATGCTGCGTGAGCAG ACAACGGATCAGAGAACGAAACGCGAGAGCATAAAGGAGAAGCGGAAGGCACTGTTGGACGCGCGCCTCGCCAAGCTGCGgcagaagaagatgaaaaaggcgAAGGAAGACGGGACCGAGGAGGGAAGCCCAG ACGGAGACGTGATTGGCCCTTTGCCGCCGGAGCCAGAGGCCGTCCCGCCGCCTCGTGCCGCCGCCCCGAGCAGCAAAGTAGAGGTCATCGTCCAGGAGCGGAAGGACACCAGGCCCGGCGTGCCCCACGTGCGGGAGTGGGACCGAGGGAAAG AATTTTCCTTTGGCTACTGGTCGAAGAGGCAGTCGGATCTGCGGGCCGAGCGCGACCCTGAGTTCGCCCCACCGTCGGATTACTTCCTGGGTCAGAGGAGAGCCGGGCCTGGGAGCAGCAGGCCCGGGCCAGCACCCGGTGACGCAGGCCAGTGCCCTGGCCAGGGCCCCGCGCCCAGCGCTGCACACACGCCAGCCACCGCTGCCCCCGCCGCTGCCCCCGGGAGCCCGCCGCAAGCCCCCACGGTCACGTTCGAAACTCTGGACGATATGATATCCTACTACAAGCAGGTGACCTGA